Proteins from a genomic interval of Burkholderia cepacia GG4:
- a CDS encoding DUF2239 family protein, whose product MTPSMLLPSYTAFDGHRRVASGPLATVALAVRQAAGDAMSGTIVIFDDATGRSIDLDLRGTADDVRTRYAAAPADASAPAGEPAGAGEQRGRGRPKLGVVSREVTLLPRHWDWLAAQPGGASVALRKLVEDARRTHAAADRRRDAQARAYHFMSAIAGDLPAFEEAARALYANDLARLAELIAGWPDDVRDHALALARGDLPPSTEDC is encoded by the coding sequence ATGACTCCTTCCATGCTCCTCCCTTCCTACACGGCGTTCGACGGCCACCGGCGCGTCGCGTCGGGCCCGCTCGCGACGGTGGCGCTCGCGGTCCGGCAGGCCGCCGGCGACGCGATGTCCGGCACGATCGTGATCTTCGACGACGCGACGGGCCGCTCGATCGACCTCGACCTGCGCGGCACGGCGGACGACGTCCGCACGCGATACGCGGCGGCGCCAGCCGATGCGTCCGCGCCAGCCGGCGAGCCGGCCGGCGCGGGCGAACAACGCGGCCGCGGTCGCCCGAAGCTCGGCGTCGTCTCGCGCGAGGTCACGTTGCTGCCGCGTCACTGGGACTGGCTCGCCGCGCAGCCGGGCGGCGCGTCCGTCGCGCTGCGCAAGCTCGTCGAGGACGCCCGGCGCACGCATGCGGCGGCCGACCGGCGCCGCGACGCGCAGGCGCGCGCCTACCACTTCATGTCCGCGATCGCGGGCGACCTGCCGGCTTTCGAGGAGGCCGCGCGTGCGCTGTATGCGAACGACCTCGCGCGCCTGGCCGAACTGATCGCCGGCTGGCCGGACGACGTGCGCGACCATGCGCTCGCGCTGGCACGTGGCGATCTGCCGCCGTCGACCGAAGACTGCTGA